Proteins from a genomic interval of Polaribacter sp. Q13:
- a CDS encoding bifunctional oligoribonuclease/PAP phosphatase NrnA, translating to MAIAKTQSMNIYKQIEAEILAASNIVITAHKSADGDSIGSSLGLLYFIEKLGKKAAVCHPDKAPGFLDWLDTSSILLMDENPEEVTEQMQKADLIFCLDYNATNRVGSVMQVLLEAATCKKIMIDHHLNPEEFPTITVSETTASSTSQLIVDLIEQSGHLDLLDEKIGTPLYLGILTDTGSFRFNSVKPRTHEVLAKILAAGVEHHLIHEKLSDNNTETRLRLQGYAMSEKLVILYDYNVAIISLSKEELAKYQYKKGDTDSLANLVLSIKGMKAAIVFTERDGIMKISFRSKGAENPVNMLAKEHFNGGGHANASGGMSDLTVDETLEKLKGLIPQYFQKQ from the coding sequence ATGGCAATTGCAAAAACACAATCTATGAATATTTACAAACAAATAGAAGCAGAAATTTTAGCTGCATCAAATATTGTTATTACAGCACATAAATCTGCAGACGGAGACTCAATCGGATCCTCTTTAGGCTTACTTTATTTTATTGAAAAATTAGGAAAAAAAGCAGCGGTTTGTCATCCAGACAAAGCACCCGGTTTTTTAGATTGGTTAGATACTTCTTCAATTCTTTTAATGGATGAAAATCCTGAAGAAGTAACAGAACAAATGCAGAAAGCAGATTTAATTTTCTGTTTAGATTATAATGCAACCAATAGAGTAGGATCAGTAATGCAAGTATTGTTAGAAGCAGCAACTTGTAAGAAAATAATGATAGATCATCATTTAAACCCAGAAGAGTTTCCTACAATCACTGTTTCAGAAACAACAGCATCGTCAACATCACAATTAATTGTAGATTTAATAGAGCAATCAGGTCATTTAGATTTGTTAGATGAAAAAATAGGAACGCCTTTATACTTAGGTATTTTAACAGATACAGGAAGTTTTAGATTCAATTCTGTAAAACCGAGAACACATGAAGTTTTAGCCAAAATTTTAGCTGCGGGAGTAGAGCATCATTTAATTCACGAGAAACTAAGTGATAATAATACAGAAACTCGTTTGCGTTTGCAAGGATATGCAATGAGCGAAAAATTAGTGATTTTGTACGATTATAATGTGGCTATTATATCTTTGTCTAAAGAAGAATTAGCAAAATATCAGTATAAAAAAGGAGATACCGATAGTTTAGCAAACTTAGTTTTATCCATAAAAGGAATGAAAGCTGCGATTGTATTTACAGAAAGAGATGGAATTATGAAAATTTCTTTCCGATCTAAAGGAGCAGAAAATCCAGTAAATATGTTGGCAAAAGAACATTTTAATGGAGGTGGACATGCAAATGCTTCTGGTGGAATGAGTGATTTAACTGTTGATGAAACTTTAGAGAAATTAAAAGGATTGATTCCTCAGTATTTTCAAAAACAGTAA
- a CDS encoding YhcG family protein has protein sequence MEKKSSLTNHQSDLIESIKSIISNSRKKVATKVNHELILTYWKIGEQILLNEQKESLDMKTANQVILKLSKELTNELGRGFSRSNLFNMRKLHLEYKDIQTLSGHLSWSHLCELLIIENLEKRQFYETETKNSKWSIRELKRQIDSSLFERLLLSSGKANKEKIIELSKKGQELTKPEDIVKSPYVFEFLGIPENKPMLEKDLEAKLIRHIEDFLLELGKGFMFVGSQQRVTINNTHYYVDMVFYNKILKSYILIELKTTKLKISDGGQLNTYLNYYKTEVNDDNDNPPIGIILCTEKDEITAEYILGGFENNVFASKYTYILPNKEDLIKELEEVIKNE, from the coding sequence ATGGAGAAAAAATCTAGTTTAACTAATCATCAAAGTGACTTAATAGAAAGTATTAAATCTATTATTTCAAATTCACGAAAAAAAGTTGCAACTAAGGTAAATCATGAATTAATCCTGACTTATTGGAAAATTGGTGAACAAATTCTTTTGAATGAGCAGAAAGAAAGTCTTGATATGAAAACAGCAAATCAAGTAATTCTAAAACTTTCTAAAGAATTAACAAATGAATTAGGTCGTGGATTTTCTCGTTCTAATTTATTTAATATGAGAAAACTACATCTTGAGTATAAAGATATCCAGACACTGTCTGGACACTTAAGTTGGTCTCATCTCTGTGAATTATTAATAATAGAAAATTTAGAAAAAAGACAGTTTTATGAAACTGAGACAAAAAATTCTAAATGGTCAATAAGAGAATTAAAAAGACAAATAGATAGTTCTCTTTTTGAAAGATTATTACTTTCTTCTGGAAAAGCTAATAAAGAAAAAATAATAGAATTATCTAAAAAAGGACAAGAATTAACTAAACCTGAAGATATTGTAAAAAGTCCTTATGTTTTTGAATTTCTGGGAATTCCAGAAAACAAACCAATGCTAGAAAAAGATTTAGAAGCAAAGTTAATTAGACATATTGAGGATTTCTTATTAGAGTTAGGAAAAGGTTTTATGTTTGTTGGATCTCAACAAAGAGTAACAATTAATAATACTCACTATTACGTAGATATGGTTTTTTATAACAAAATATTAAAATCATATATATTAATAGAACTTAAAACTACTAAGCTAAAAATATCAGATGGAGGACAATTAAACACTTATTTGAATTATTACAAAACTGAAGTTAATGATGATAATGACAATCCTCCTATTGGAATAATTTTATGTACCGAGAAAGATGAAATTACAGCTGAATATATTTTAGGCGGATTTGAAAATAATGTATTTGCTTCAAAATACACTTACATATTACCAAACAAGGAAGATTTAATTAAAGAATTAGAAGAAGTAATTAAAAATGAATAG
- a CDS encoding LytTR family DNA-binding domain-containing protein — protein sequence MNVLIIEDEKPAARRLNRMLAALDLEVQQMLHSVEESLNWLQNNEHPDLIFLDIQLSDGLSFEIFEEIDVKSAIIFTTAYDEYALKAFKLNSIDYLLKPLDEDELKVAVDKFKEHRPKQTDVQVNLDDIRKLLVNPVDRKFKKRISIKVGQHIKIIPINDVECFYSENKSTYIHTKENRNYLLDNSLETWQEQLNPEHFFRVNRTFIVHINAIKDIIAYSNSRLKLMLHSYSETEIIVSRERVKDFKNWID from the coding sequence ATGAACGTATTAATAATTGAAGATGAAAAGCCTGCAGCAAGAAGACTAAATAGAATGTTAGCTGCTTTAGATTTAGAAGTTCAGCAAATGTTGCACTCTGTAGAAGAGTCTTTAAATTGGTTACAGAATAACGAGCATCCAGATTTAATATTTTTAGATATTCAGCTTTCGGATGGATTGTCTTTTGAAATTTTTGAAGAAATTGACGTAAAATCTGCCATTATTTTTACGACTGCGTATGATGAATATGCGTTAAAAGCATTCAAATTAAATAGTATTGATTATTTACTAAAACCATTAGATGAAGATGAACTTAAAGTTGCGGTAGATAAATTTAAAGAGCATCGGCCAAAACAAACAGATGTTCAAGTTAATCTAGATGATATTAGAAAATTATTGGTAAACCCGGTAGATAGAAAGTTTAAAAAACGAATTTCTATTAAAGTAGGGCAGCATATAAAAATTATTCCTATTAATGATGTTGAGTGTTTTTATAGTGAAAATAAATCGACGTATATTCATACCAAAGAAAATAGAAATTACTTGTTAGATAACTCTTTAGAAACATGGCAAGAACAATTAAATCCGGAGCATTTTTTTAGAGTCAACCGAACTTTTATTGTGCATATAAATGCAATAAAAGACATTATTGCATATTCTAATTCTCGTTTAAAATTGATGTTACATTCTTATTCTGAAACTGAAATTATAGTGAGTAGAGAACGTGTAAAAGATTTTAAAAACTGGATTGACTGA
- a CDS encoding 2TM domain-containing protein: protein MQQDFRQEDKYIKAKKRVKAIKGFYVHLMVYVLGNIFISGIVIFGLIQSGYTIVDAFSNFGVYSTWLFWGIVMFFHWMGVFGFKSIGFGNDWEEKKIKEFMEK from the coding sequence ATGCAACAAGATTTTAGACAAGAGGACAAGTATATAAAGGCTAAAAAACGTGTAAAAGCCATAAAAGGATTTTACGTCCATTTAATGGTGTACGTTTTAGGAAACATTTTTATTAGTGGAATTGTTATCTTTGGCTTAATACAAAGTGGTTACACTATAGTAGATGCTTTTTCTAATTTCGGGGTTTATTCTACCTGGCTTTTTTGGGGAATAGTAATGTTTTTTCATTGGATGGGTGTTTTCGGTTTTAAATCTATTGGTTTTGGAAATGATTGGGAAGAAAAGAAAATTAAAGAATTTATGGAAAAGTAG
- a CDS encoding 2TM domain-containing protein: METSLAQKQQYIKAQKRVKKIKGFYTHLSIYCIVIPIIIFVNLKFEPHFHWFWFSLCGWGTGLFFHWLSVFGLNLIGLGKDWEEKKIKEFMNEKN; encoded by the coding sequence ATGGAGACAAGTTTAGCTCAAAAACAACAGTATATTAAAGCTCAAAAAAGAGTGAAAAAGATAAAAGGGTTTTATACACATTTAAGTATTTACTGTATTGTGATTCCTATTATCATTTTTGTAAATTTAAAGTTTGAACCTCATTTTCATTGGTTTTGGTTCTCTTTATGTGGTTGGGGAACAGGGCTTTTCTTTCATTGGTTATCCGTTTTTGGATTGAATTTAATAGGTTTAGGAAAAGATTGGGAAGAAAAGAAAATTAAAGAATTTATGAACGAAAAGAATTAA
- a CDS encoding 2TM domain-containing protein, translated as MEREFTQEQKYILAKKRVEKISKFYKHLATYVIVNIFLSAIFIVGDMNDGVTFMEAASDYHNYKIWMYWGIGVAFQALNTFGLSLFLNKDWEQKKIQKYMDEQNYRR; from the coding sequence ATGGAACGCGAATTTACACAAGAACAAAAATATATTTTAGCAAAGAAAAGAGTTGAAAAGATAAGTAAATTCTATAAGCACTTGGCAACCTATGTTATTGTAAATATCTTTTTAAGTGCCATTTTTATTGTTGGAGATATGAATGATGGAGTTACATTTATGGAAGCTGCTTCTGATTATCATAATTATAAAATTTGGATGTATTGGGGAATCGGAGTTGCATTTCAGGCATTAAATACTTTTGGTTTAAGTTTGTTTCTAAATAAAGATTGGGAGCAAAAGAAGATTCAGAAATATATGGATGAACAAAATTATAGAAGATAA
- a CDS encoding 2TM domain-containing protein: MKTSNPNFFDKIKNDFIVCTKLTVVIGIVFIIINQQFSFKGIGLTFLISGMYSFTLGLGNGIINEYLNTKWDWVKETNKRVWAGIITTVLYTVIAVLIIHYIQYIALFGYQFKNFFQGNLVWVHLFAIIFSLGVAAFFHAKGFMDNWKSAMTQETTKQEIVAKTETAKFESLKNQLDPHFLFNSLNVLTSLIGENPAQAEKFTTKLSKVYRYVLEQRNKDLVPIEEELKFAKTYMQLLEMRFEDAVKFNIPDSISNNDLKIVPLSLQLLLENAVKHNVVSSSKPLAISIYEEDTYLIIENNVNPKEAIGKSTKVGLQNIADRYGLITHKGVKIENNNKTFKVSLPLLYKMNDIMYTDDLENSKYVKAVERVEKLKEFYQNLAAYCIVIPFLIFINLRFSSGFHWFWFPIFGWGMGLAFHFLEVNNYNIFLGSNWEERKIKEMMDEENQSKNRR; encoded by the coding sequence ATGAAAACATCAAACCCAAATTTCTTTGATAAAATAAAAAATGATTTTATTGTTTGTACAAAACTTACTGTAGTTATAGGGATTGTTTTTATAATTATAAATCAGCAATTTAGTTTTAAAGGAATTGGGTTAACGTTTTTAATTTCTGGGATGTATTCTTTTACTTTAGGCCTTGGAAACGGCATTATAAATGAATATTTAAATACAAAATGGGATTGGGTTAAAGAAACCAATAAAAGAGTTTGGGCAGGCATTATTACTACCGTTTTATATACAGTTATTGCCGTTTTAATAATTCATTACATTCAATATATAGCGCTCTTTGGTTATCAGTTTAAAAACTTCTTTCAAGGAAATTTAGTTTGGGTGCATTTATTTGCTATCATATTTTCTTTGGGTGTAGCTGCTTTTTTTCATGCAAAAGGTTTTATGGATAACTGGAAATCTGCCATGACCCAAGAAACTACAAAACAAGAAATTGTAGCAAAAACGGAAACAGCAAAATTTGAGTCTTTAAAAAATCAATTAGATCCACATTTTTTATTTAATAGTTTAAATGTCTTAACGAGTTTGATTGGCGAAAATCCTGCGCAAGCAGAAAAATTTACCACAAAACTATCTAAAGTTTACAGATATGTTTTAGAGCAAAGAAATAAAGATTTAGTGCCTATTGAAGAAGAATTAAAATTTGCAAAAACCTACATGCAATTATTAGAAATGCGTTTTGAAGATGCAGTGAAATTTAATATTCCAGATTCAATTAGTAATAACGACTTAAAAATTGTGCCACTTTCTTTGCAACTTTTGTTAGAAAATGCGGTAAAACACAATGTAGTTTCTTCTTCTAAACCCTTAGCAATTAGTATTTATGAAGAAGATACTTACTTAATAATAGAAAACAATGTAAATCCGAAAGAAGCAATAGGTAAAAGTACCAAAGTAGGGTTGCAAAATATTGCCGATAGGTATGGATTGATCACTCATAAAGGAGTGAAAATAGAAAATAATAACAAAACTTTTAAGGTGAGTTTACCTCTCTTATATAAAATGAACGACATTATGTACACAGACGATTTAGAAAATAGCAAATATGTAAAAGCAGTAGAAAGAGTAGAAAAATTAAAAGAATTTTATCAGAATTTAGCAGCTTATTGTATTGTAATTCCTTTTTTAATTTTTATCAATTTAAGATTCTCTTCGGGGTTTCACTGGTTCTGGTTTCCAATTTTTGGATGGGGAATGGGATTGGCATTTCACTTTTTAGAAGTTAATAATTACAATATTTTCTTGGGCAGCAATTGGGAAGAAAGAAAAATTAAAGAAATGATGGATGAAGAGAATCAATCTAAAAATAGACGATAA
- a CDS encoding DUF2141 domain-containing protein, which yields MKLILAILVTGMIFITNAITAQNKTITATVVNVTSDAGKVGFALYNKTNFRMKPLQSVTSKITEGKSTITFTNVEAGEYAIICYHDKNDNDKMDFMPNGMPLENYGASNNNMSFGPPKFEDAKFRVIDKNVSLEIKF from the coding sequence ATGAAACTTATTTTAGCAATTTTAGTAACAGGAATGATATTTATTACAAATGCAATAACTGCACAAAACAAAACAATTACTGCAACGGTAGTAAATGTAACTTCAGATGCGGGTAAAGTAGGATTTGCTTTATACAACAAAACTAATTTTAGAATGAAACCTTTACAAAGTGTAACTTCTAAAATCACTGAGGGAAAAAGTACTATAACTTTTACAAACGTGGAAGCAGGAGAATATGCCATTATTTGTTATCATGATAAAAATGATAATGATAAAATGGATTTTATGCCAAACGGAATGCCTTTAGAAAATTATGGTGCTTCTAATAATAATATGTCTTTTGGTCCACCAAAATTTGAGGATGCAAAATTTAGGGTTATTGATAAAAATGTATCTTTAGAAATTAAATTTTAA
- a CDS encoding NAD(P)H-hydrate dehydratase, with the protein MLGLKKIISAKQTKETDTHTINQEGISSLDLMERASVAFVCAIENNIFKNQKIAVVCGIGNNGGDGFAIARILQAKGYYVEIVLIKINNNLSLDCKTNFNKLTKVTIIASEDDVFDFLKYDIIIDAIFGTGLSRKVEGLAAKFIQHINDAKKHVISVDIPSGFYCDKLPDSNFIVKSDLTISFQRPKRSFFFQESNQYIKDWKVIDIGLDENFIQQQPTNIFVLDSAITKSVKKREKHAHKGTFGHSLIIAGSYGKIGAAVLASKACLKAGTGLLTTYIPKCGYEILQISTPEAMCLTDKKKTYISKLPDISSYNSIGIGPGLGKNTLTKEVLKQLFKSIKVPLVLDADALNIISENRELIDNIPKNSILTPHPKEFKRLVGPWKTTEECFKKQKHFAKEHKCIVVLKGANTCVCNLEGTLFFNTSGNPGMATGGSGDVLTGIITGLLAQGYLPLKAALIGVYFHGKAGDDATKQKGENALIASDIINYLKIENE; encoded by the coding sequence ATGTTAGGTCTCAAGAAAATAATATCGGCAAAGCAAACAAAAGAAACCGATACACATACTATTAATCAAGAAGGCATTTCTTCTTTAGATCTAATGGAAAGAGCTTCTGTAGCCTTTGTATGTGCCATTGAAAACAATATTTTCAAAAATCAAAAAATTGCCGTTGTTTGTGGTATTGGTAATAATGGCGGTGATGGTTTTGCCATTGCAAGAATATTACAAGCCAAAGGATATTATGTAGAAATCGTTTTAATAAAAATAAATAACAATCTATCTCTTGATTGTAAAACTAATTTTAACAAACTTACCAAAGTAACAATTATAGCATCTGAAGATGATGTCTTTGATTTTTTAAAATATGACATTATTATTGATGCTATTTTTGGTACTGGGTTAAGTAGAAAAGTTGAAGGTTTAGCTGCTAAATTTATTCAACATATAAATGATGCTAAAAAACATGTTATTTCTGTTGATATTCCGTCTGGTTTCTATTGCGATAAACTACCTGATTCTAATTTCATCGTAAAATCTGATTTAACCATTAGTTTTCAAAGACCAAAACGTTCATTTTTCTTTCAAGAAAGTAACCAATACATAAAAGACTGGAAAGTAATAGATATAGGTCTAGATGAAAATTTTATACAACAACAACCTACCAATATTTTTGTATTAGATAGCGCCATTACTAAAAGTGTAAAAAAAAGAGAAAAACATGCTCATAAAGGCACATTTGGTCATTCCTTAATTATTGCAGGTTCTTACGGAAAAATAGGAGCTGCAGTTTTAGCCTCTAAAGCTTGCTTAAAAGCCGGCACCGGACTTTTAACCACATATATTCCAAAATGCGGCTATGAAATTCTTCAAATTTCTACTCCAGAAGCCATGTGTTTAACGGATAAAAAGAAAACCTATATTTCAAAATTACCAGATATTTCTTCTTATAATTCTATAGGAATAGGTCCGGGACTTGGAAAAAACACCTTGACAAAAGAAGTTTTAAAACAACTTTTTAAATCGATAAAAGTTCCATTGGTACTAGATGCTGATGCATTAAATATTATTTCCGAAAACAGAGAATTAATAGATAACATTCCTAAAAACTCAATTTTAACTCCACACCCAAAAGAGTTTAAAAGATTAGTGGGTCCTTGGAAAACTACTGAAGAATGTTTTAAAAAACAAAAACATTTTGCAAAAGAACACAAATGTATTGTTGTTTTAAAAGGTGCAAATACTTGTGTTTGTAATCTGGAAGGAACTTTATTTTTTAATACTTCTGGAAACCCCGGAATGGCAACTGGAGGAAGCGGAGATGTTCTTACAGGAATAATTACAGGCTTATTAGCGCAAGGCTACCTGCCTCTTAAAGCTGCTTTAATTGGCGTTTATTTTCATGGAAAAGCAGGAGATGATGCAACCAAGCAAAAAGGAGAAAATGCATTAATAGCTTCAGACATTATCAATTATTTAAAAATTGAAAACGAATAA
- a CDS encoding GNAT family N-acetyltransferase has product MEIVIANKSHTVYADIICKTIEDAAQVRGTGIAKRKPEYVATKMENGNAVIALDNGKFAGFCYIEQWGHGKFVANSGLIVHPDYRNIGLAKSIKQVIFKHSRTKFPDAKVFSITTGLAVMKLNSDLGYKPVTFSELTDDQSFWDGCQTCRNYDVLTRTERKMCLCTGMLFDPKNNNKEASQEVKESVFQKLKNIKQNLFLKKDKK; this is encoded by the coding sequence ATGGAAATTGTAATTGCTAACAAATCACATACTGTTTACGCAGATATTATTTGTAAAACAATAGAAGACGCTGCTCAAGTTAGAGGAACCGGTATCGCAAAAAGAAAACCAGAATACGTTGCCACTAAAATGGAAAACGGAAATGCTGTTATAGCATTAGACAATGGTAAATTTGCAGGATTTTGCTACATAGAACAATGGGGACATGGTAAATTTGTTGCCAACTCAGGTTTAATTGTACATCCAGATTATAGAAATATAGGGCTTGCAAAATCTATTAAACAAGTAATTTTTAAGCATTCTAGAACAAAGTTTCCAGATGCAAAAGTTTTTAGTATTACCACTGGTTTAGCGGTAATGAAACTAAATAGCGATTTAGGTTACAAACCCGTTACTTTCTCTGAATTAACGGACGACCAATCTTTTTGGGATGGTTGCCAAACGTGCAGAAATTACGATGTTTTAACAAGAACAGAAAGAAAAATGTGCTTGTGTACAGGAATGTTGTTTGACCCAAAAAACAATAATAAAGAAGCCTCTCAAGAAGTTAAAGAAAGCGTTTTTCAAAAATTAAAGAATATTAAACAGAACTTGTTTCTAAAAAAAGATAAAAAATGA
- a CDS encoding argininosuccinate synthase has protein sequence MKKLVIAYSGGLDTSYCAVSLSKEYDVHAVSVNTGGFTSEEIKHIESNAYKMGVSTYKNIDAVSTFYNKVVKYLIFGNVLKNATYPLSVSAERIIQAIEIVEYAKSIGAEYIAHGSTGAGNDQVRFDMIFQTLAPGIKIITPIRDQKLTRQEEIDYLKSEGIDMPWEKSKYSVNKGLWGTSVGGVETLKSELPLPSEAYPSQLEKEGEEKVTLTFKNGEFVALNGQENAPEVNIEKLNDIASAYAIGRDIHVGDTIVGTKGRVGFEAAAALITVKAHHLLEKHNLTKWQLQHKEYLSSFYGMHLHEGQYLDPVMRDTEAFLQSSQKMVSGNVVVSLKPYHFSLDGIISDHDLMSSAFSTYGEENKAWTADDAKGFIKILGNQNKIYRQVNS, from the coding sequence ATGAAAAAATTAGTAATTGCTTATAGTGGTGGTTTAGACACCTCTTACTGTGCCGTAAGTTTATCAAAAGAATATGATGTACATGCTGTAAGTGTAAACACTGGCGGATTTACATCAGAAGAAATTAAACATATAGAAAGTAATGCCTATAAAATGGGAGTTTCTACTTATAAAAATATTGATGCTGTTTCTACTTTCTATAACAAAGTAGTAAAGTATTTAATTTTTGGAAACGTATTAAAAAACGCTACGTATCCACTTTCTGTAAGTGCAGAAAGAATTATTCAGGCAATTGAAATTGTAGAATACGCAAAGAGTATTGGTGCAGAATATATTGCACACGGAAGTACTGGTGCAGGAAACGACCAAGTAAGGTTTGATATGATTTTTCAAACCTTGGCTCCTGGCATCAAAATTATTACACCTATTAGAGACCAGAAATTAACGAGACAAGAAGAAATAGATTATTTAAAATCTGAAGGGATTGATATGCCTTGGGAAAAATCGAAGTATTCTGTAAACAAAGGTCTTTGGGGAACAAGTGTTGGTGGTGTTGAGACTTTAAAATCTGAATTGCCTTTACCTAGTGAAGCGTATCCTTCTCAATTAGAAAAAGAAGGTGAAGAAAAAGTTACCTTGACTTTTAAAAATGGTGAATTTGTTGCTTTAAACGGACAAGAAAATGCTCCTGAAGTGAATATCGAAAAATTAAACGACATCGCTTCTGCGTATGCAATTGGTAGAGACATTCATGTTGGAGACACTATTGTTGGGACAAAAGGAAGAGTTGGTTTTGAAGCTGCAGCTGCTTTAATTACTGTAAAAGCACACCATTTGTTAGAAAAACACAACTTAACTAAATGGCAATTACAACACAAAGAGTATTTATCTAGTTTCTACGGAATGCACTTACACGAAGGGCAATATTTAGATCCTGTAATGAGAGATACGGAAGCGTTTTTACAAAGTTCTCAAAAAATGGTTTCTGGTAACGTAGTAGTTTCTTTAAAACCGTATCATTTTTCTTTAGACGGAATTATTTCTGATCACGACTTAATGTCTAGTGCTTTTAGCACGTATGGTGAAGAAAACAAAGCGTGGACAGCTGATGATGCAAAAGGATTTATTAAAATATTAGGAAATCAGAATAAAATATACAGACAAGTAAATAGTTAA
- the argC gene encoding N-acetyl-gamma-glutamyl-phosphate reductase: MKNLEVGIIGGAGYTAGELIRLLLNHPKTNINFVYSTSNAGNKLYKVHQDLIGDTDISFTSEINANVDVLFLCLGHGNSTSFLQKNSFSDNTKIIDLSNDFRLLADKNFEGKDFVYGLPELDKEIIKTANYIANPGCFATAIQLAVLPLAANGLLQNDIHVNAVTGATGAGTSLSATTHFTWRDNNFSHYKAFNHQHLGEYNQTVNQLQPSFNSEINFMPNRGDFSRGIFATTYTKFDGTLEEAKEMYKAYYKDAVFTFVSDESIFMKQVVNTNKCLIQLEKHGNKLLITSTIDNLLKGASGQAIQNLNLMHGFEETLGLKIKANYF, encoded by the coding sequence ATGAAAAATTTAGAAGTAGGAATTATAGGAGGAGCTGGTTATACAGCAGGTGAATTAATTAGATTATTATTAAATCACCCAAAAACAAATATCAATTTTGTTTACAGTACTTCTAATGCTGGTAACAAATTATATAAAGTGCATCAAGATTTAATTGGTGATACGGATATCAGTTTTACAAGTGAAATAAATGCAAATGTTGATGTCTTATTTTTATGTTTAGGTCATGGAAACTCCACTTCTTTTTTACAAAAAAACAGCTTTTCTGATAACACAAAAATCATTGATTTAAGTAACGATTTTAGATTACTTGCTGATAAGAATTTCGAAGGAAAAGATTTTGTCTATGGTTTACCAGAACTAGATAAAGAAATTATAAAAACTGCGAATTACATCGCAAATCCAGGTTGTTTTGCTACTGCAATACAATTGGCAGTTTTACCTCTAGCCGCAAACGGATTGTTACAAAATGATATACATGTAAATGCTGTTACGGGTGCAACTGGTGCAGGAACATCTTTATCTGCAACCACACATTTTACATGGAGAGATAATAATTTTTCTCATTATAAAGCATTTAATCATCAGCATTTAGGAGAATACAACCAAACGGTAAATCAGTTACAACCAAGTTTTAATTCTGAAATTAATTTTATGCCAAATCGTGGTGATTTTTCTAGAGGAATTTTTGCAACAACCTATACAAAGTTTGATGGGACTTTGGAAGAAGCAAAAGAAATGTATAAAGCGTATTATAAAGATGCTGTTTTTACTTTTGTTTCTGATGAAAGTATTTTTATGAAACAAGTAGTAAACACCAACAAATGTTTGATACAACTAGAAAAACACGGTAATAAATTATTAATTACGAGTACTATTGATAATTTATTAAAAGGTGCTTCTGGTCAGGCAATTCAGAATTTGAATTTAATGCATGGTTTTGAGGAAACACTAGGGTTAAAAATAAAAGCAAATTACTTTTAA
- the proC gene encoding pyrroline-5-carboxylate reductase — protein MKVAIIGAGSLGQSIAKGLLKNKVVSSLYLTKRNTNSIKDFNNFSEVILTSDNEEAIKNSDILIFAVQPRHLENILNNLKPLLKENHVLISVITGFSIAKIEAIVGVDKFIIRSMPNTAASVGQSMTCLSPNTKGKEKVELAKTIFNSLGLSMEIPEEQLQAATVICASGIAFWMRLIRATTQGAIQLGFEADVAHELAMQTCFGAATLLKESGRHPEAEIDRVTTPGGCTIEGLNEMEHQGLSSSLITGINKSFEKINQIKN, from the coding sequence ATGAAAGTAGCTATAATTGGAGCAGGAAGTTTAGGACAATCTATCGCCAAAGGTTTATTAAAAAATAAGGTAGTTAGTTCTTTATACTTAACAAAAAGAAATACAAATTCTATTAAAGATTTTAACAACTTTAGTGAAGTAATTTTAACTTCTGATAACGAGGAAGCTATTAAAAATTCTGATATTTTAATTTTTGCAGTGCAACCAAGACATTTAGAAAATATCTTAAACAATTTAAAACCACTTCTAAAAGAAAATCATGTTTTAATTTCTGTAATTACAGGATTTTCTATTGCAAAAATAGAAGCTATTGTTGGGGTTGATAAATTTATTATTCGCTCTATGCCAAATACTGCCGCTTCAGTTGGGCAATCGATGACCTGTCTTTCTCCGAATACAAAAGGGAAAGAAAAGGTAGAATTGGCTAAAACTATTTTTAATAGCTTAGGGCTTTCCATGGAAATTCCGGAAGAACAATTACAAGCAGCTACCGTTATTTGTGCAAGCGGAATTGCTTTTTGGATGCGCTTAATTAGAGCAACAACTCAAGGTGCTATTCAATTAGGCTTTGAAGCGGATGTAGCGCATGAATTAGCCATGCAAACTTGTTTTGGAGCAGCTACTTTACTGAAAGAATCTGGCAGACATCCAGAAGCAGAAATAGACAGAGTTACCACTCCTGGTGGTTGTACTATAGAGGGATTAAACGAAATGGAACACCAAGGTTTAAGCTCTTCTTTAATTACAGGAATTAATAAATCTTTTGAGAAAATCAACCAAATAAAAAACTAA